A window of Piliocolobus tephrosceles isolate RC106 chromosome 13, ASM277652v3, whole genome shotgun sequence contains these coding sequences:
- the PSMD13 gene encoding 26S proteasome non-ATPase regulatory subunit 13 isoform X2, with translation MVSLSFMKTLSVNLNTGKTLSSLFYFANEYFNIHWYSKTGGFHFRVNPLSLVEIILHVVRQMTDPNVALTFLEKTREKVKSSDEAVILCKTAIGALKLNIGDLQVTKETIEDVEEMLNNLPGVTSVHSRFYDLSSKYYQTVGNHASYYKDALRFLGCVDIKDLPVSEQQERAFTLGLAGLLGEGVFNFGELLMHPVLESLRNTDRQWLIDTLYAFNSGNVERFQTLKTAWGQQPDLAANEAQLLRKIQLLCLMEMTFTRPANHRQLTFEEIAKSAKITVNEVELLVMKALSVGLVKGSIDEVDRRVHMTWVQPRVLDLQQIKGMKDRLEFWCTDVKSMEMLVEHQAHDILT, from the exons ATGGTCTCATTAAG CTTTATGAAAACTTTATCAGTGAATTTGAACACAGGTAAAACCCTTTCATCCCTTTTTTACTTTGCAAATGAGTACTTTAATATTCATTGGTACTCAAAGACTGGTGGTTTTCATTTCAGGGTGAATCCTTTGTCCCTGGTAGAAATCATTCTTCATGTAGTTAGACAGATGACTG ATCCTAATGTGGCTCTTACTTTCCTGGAAAAGACTCGTGAGAAG GTGAAAAGTAGTGATGAGGCAGTGATCCTGTGTAAAACAGCAATTGGAGCTCTAAAATTAAACATCGGGGACCTACAGGTTACAAAG GAAACAATTGAAGATGttgaagaaatgctcaacaaCCTTCCTGGTGTGACGTCGGTTCACAGTCGTTTCTATGATCTCTCCAGTAAATACTATCAAACAGTCGGAAACCACGCGTCCTACTACAAAGATGCTCTGCGGTTTTTGGGCTGTGTTGACATCAAGGATCTACCAG TGTCTGAGCAGCAGGAGAGAGCCTTCACGCTGGGGCTAGCAGGGCTTCTCGGCGAGGGAGTGTTTAACTTTGGAGAACTC CTCATGCACCCCGTGCTGGAGTCCCTGCGGAACACTGACCGGCAGTGGCTGATTGACACCCTCTATGCCTTCAACAGTGGCAACGTAGAGAGGTTCCAGACACTGAAGACTGCCTGGGGCCAGCAG CCTGATTTAGCAGCTAACGAAGCCCAGCTTCTGAGGAAAATTCAGTTGTTGTGCCTCATGGAG ATGACTTTCACACGACCTGCCAATCACAGACAACTTACTTTTGAAGAAATTGCCAAAAGTGCTAAAATCACAGTGAATGAG GTGGAGCTCCTGGTGATGAAGGCCCTTTCGGTGGGGCTGGTGAAAGGCAGTATAGACGAGGTGGACAGACGAGTCCACATGACCTGGGTGCAGCCCCGAGTGTTGGATTTGCAGCAG ATCAAGGGGATGAAGGACCGCCTGGAGTTCTGGTGCACGGATGTGAAGAGCATGGAGATGCTGGTGGAGCACCAGGCCCATGACATCCTTACCTAG
- the PSMD13 gene encoding 26S proteasome non-ATPase regulatory subunit 13 isoform X1, with product MKDVPGFLQQSQSSGPGQPAVWHRLEELYTKKLWHQLTLQVLDFVQDPCFAQGDGLIKLYENFISEFEHRVNPLSLVEIILHVVRQMTDPNVALTFLEKTREKVKSSDEAVILCKTAIGALKLNIGDLQVTKETIEDVEEMLNNLPGVTSVHSRFYDLSSKYYQTVGNHASYYKDALRFLGCVDIKDLPVSEQQERAFTLGLAGLLGEGVFNFGELLMHPVLESLRNTDRQWLIDTLYAFNSGNVERFQTLKTAWGQQPDLAANEAQLLRKIQLLCLMEMTFTRPANHRQLTFEEIAKSAKITVNEVELLVMKALSVGLVKGSIDEVDRRVHMTWVQPRVLDLQQIKGMKDRLEFWCTDVKSMEMLVEHQAHDILT from the exons ATGAAGGACGTACCGGGCTTCCTACAGCAGAGCCAGAGCTCCGGGCCCGGACAGCCCGCTGTGTGGCACCGTCTGGAGGAACTCTACACGAAAAA GTTGTGGCATCAACTGACACTTCAGGTGCTTGATTTTGTGCAGGATCCGTGCTTTGCCCAAGGAGATGGTCTCATTAAG CTTTATGAAAACTTTATCAGTGAATTTGAACACAG GGTGAATCCTTTGTCCCTGGTAGAAATCATTCTTCATGTAGTTAGACAGATGACTG ATCCTAATGTGGCTCTTACTTTCCTGGAAAAGACTCGTGAGAAG GTGAAAAGTAGTGATGAGGCAGTGATCCTGTGTAAAACAGCAATTGGAGCTCTAAAATTAAACATCGGGGACCTACAGGTTACAAAG GAAACAATTGAAGATGttgaagaaatgctcaacaaCCTTCCTGGTGTGACGTCGGTTCACAGTCGTTTCTATGATCTCTCCAGTAAATACTATCAAACAGTCGGAAACCACGCGTCCTACTACAAAGATGCTCTGCGGTTTTTGGGCTGTGTTGACATCAAGGATCTACCAG TGTCTGAGCAGCAGGAGAGAGCCTTCACGCTGGGGCTAGCAGGGCTTCTCGGCGAGGGAGTGTTTAACTTTGGAGAACTC CTCATGCACCCCGTGCTGGAGTCCCTGCGGAACACTGACCGGCAGTGGCTGATTGACACCCTCTATGCCTTCAACAGTGGCAACGTAGAGAGGTTCCAGACACTGAAGACTGCCTGGGGCCAGCAG CCTGATTTAGCAGCTAACGAAGCCCAGCTTCTGAGGAAAATTCAGTTGTTGTGCCTCATGGAG ATGACTTTCACACGACCTGCCAATCACAGACAACTTACTTTTGAAGAAATTGCCAAAAGTGCTAAAATCACAGTGAATGAG GTGGAGCTCCTGGTGATGAAGGCCCTTTCGGTGGGGCTGGTGAAAGGCAGTATAGACGAGGTGGACAGACGAGTCCACATGACCTGGGTGCAGCCCCGAGTGTTGGATTTGCAGCAG ATCAAGGGGATGAAGGACCGCCTGGAGTTCTGGTGCACGGATGTGAAGAGCATGGAGATGCTGGTGGAGCACCAGGCCCATGACATCCTTACCTAG